Within the Anaerolineae bacterium genome, the region GGCAAACTTCATAAAGCAGGTTCACGATACTAAAAGACCGGTGATAATTACACAGCACGGGAAAGGCGTCGCGGTCCTTTTAGGTGCAAATGAATTTGAAGCCATGCAAGAGAAAATCGAGCTTCTATCAGATATTCAAACCTCTCTCAATCAACTGGAAAAAGGAACGGGAATCAGCCATAAAGATGCAAAAGATAAACTATTAAAGCAAGTCCCAAAATGAGAATAATCTGGTCTCCTGGCAAAAAGAGCGAT harbors:
- a CDS encoding type II toxin-antitoxin system Phd/YefM family antitoxin, translated to ANFIKQVHDTKRPVIITQHGKGVAVLLGANEFEAMQEKIELLSDIQTSLNQLEKGTGISHKDAKDKLLKQVPK